The stretch of DNA AGAGGAGGAACTCTTTCTGCCAGAGCATCTTCTCTCTCCTTTATCTTCTGCTGTGTGTCCTCCTGCAGCATCTGAGCAGCAACTGCCAACAGTCTGATctgaggaagaaataaaaataaatggatgaaaatgGCCTTTTCCTAATTTTATTGAGCTCTCTAGACCAATTTGAAAAATATgccaaaagtccaaaaaattTACCAGAATTGtcaatctgtttttatgatacAACTTGACAATGAGTATgacatcattttaaaagtgcTATATATGTAAACTGTATGTAtaatacacattaacacattttttttaaaacaaacaaccatTTCTCACATTGCACAACACTGTACTCACCACTTTGTGCTGTATGCTGACACACAACATCAAAAGCTAAAGTTTAGAGTATACAAAGTTCTGCACTTTGACATCTTGAATTCTTtataatgaatatatttaaaaagcatctcaaattataataaaaaaaacttaccTTCAACCCCAGCCTTCGAGAGGAGGAGATCTTTGATTTTTTCTATAATTCATACATTAAGAACATTAACATCCTCAGTCTATACTATATATTGTGGAGCACAGAATATTTGCATATATGATTTTTGTATGACCTTAATATAGAAATAGAGGattgaaaaagtttttttttatagatacTCACAGGTCTGTTGGAGCATTAACAAGAGGgagaaaatatataaacatatttacataatgAATATCAACACATAGTTTTATAGTATATTTTAAAGCTGTCAATGAACACATGAAACTAAGCCAAAAGTGATAATACTCACGCATCAGCCATGATTGTCTTAAATTCCCActctgaaatatgaaaaataagtGCAATTCCAAAATTTACAGTAGTCAGTTATTATTGAATCAATTGAATTATTGaattgaacaaagaaaaaaaatctatatgttGGCAGAGTCCTTAGAAATATTAGAAATAGTGCAAATAGAATAAATTCCCTTCACATTTAACACCTGTTCAACTGAGCTGATGAATATTCTGACTTCTCTGGTCAAAGTATTTGAGCCACTCCAAACATTCGTTCACACATTAAAGCTGCCTGCACAAAGTTATTTATTGTTCGCTCCCTTCATTTTCTCCCTTGTGCAATATAGAGGTGCTCCAAAGTTACATGTATGTGATGGTcctttttcacattacatgtaaCCCAAAAAATTATGTCAACAGAATTTTTTTCAATCAGTTTTTTCATTCTTGTGGAAttcacatgaaaatgtaaaagattaaaagaaatttaaaaatgaataaattacaaCTAAAATTCAATTTTGCTGTGTTAATTTTCAAGTATTATAAGCATGCATTCTCACAAGATAAATCTAAATACTAAAAGCAcaaaagtaccaaaaaccaAATTCACTGAAAACACTTGTATTGTGTCCTTTTCAAAGTTTCAAAGTGCTGAGTCAGTGCATGTGTGAACATAACTGACGAGAGCCTCTGCATAGGTGACAAAAAAGGTGAATGGCCAGATAATCCACAGGCATGTAAGATGACAATGATCAGCTTGCTCTAAATCTTAATCAGAAGACACTTCTCTGAATTTCACGCAGTCTAAGATAACAGTTAGTAGTTTTTAACATGTTAAGAAAATACTTCTTATTAACATAATTCAGCTCAAAACATCTACATGCCCACCGCACTACATCTATAATAATCCACAAGTATCAGAATAGCAACTCTGTACCTTAGTGAAGCCAGACAGCCCCTTGAGCCGCAcctcaaaactgaacaaaagcGTGTGTGAGGGGCGAAGCATCGACTTTCTGAAGAGACGATGGAGAAAAATCAATCAGATTTATAGTGTCCGTGCCAAATGTGAATGGCTCACTAAAATAGACTCCTGTCTGTGCTACTGCTACTGTCTGTCCACCAACAGTGACATTTACTGATGCACATACGTAGCATCACCACAATATTCAGACAGGAAAGGAGGTAATAAAAGTTCATTTATGGGCTTAAACCTTTGAGGATCTTGCTTGAGTTCAACAGCACCTGTTGGTGGAAGTGACAGTGAGCATTTAAAGAGGTGACCACACTTGTGCTGTGtcacatattcacatttcacCATTTGGAGTTTGTATCAAAGTTTTTAAGATGTCAAACAGAAGAAAGATTTCAGTCTGGAGTATCTTTATTCCCTTGTTCCACATCTTTATTTATCGAACAAACAGCATGGTCCAAGTGTGACCACCATGCAAGAGGTTTCTAATACCCACTCCACATCTGTGTTTCTAATTGCCACATGAGCTGTAAGtcttagaaatgaaaaaatcttATTGCTTTGTTCATGAAGATGAATGAATTAGTGTTAATTTTTTGAgattataaacatgttttccattaaataaaaaagatggcAGTGGTGTAGTGATTGTCACATTTGGAGATGTACTCTGACCTATTATCTCCTTGCATCAGTTCGAATGGAATTAGAAGTACTATAATGATCAGGGCATATCCTCAATCCACATCACTGTATATACATCACTATTCCTTTCCATGTACGTGACAACAGACGATGGTTGTCTGACATGTTACACGACCACCTTAGACTAAAGAACAAAGCCAAAGGATGGTTGGGTTTTATTTAGGGGAGCAGAGGAACAAGGACAGGTGCTGGTCAGGGTTTGATGGTTTGTAAACTGATCCAGCCAATCTGCGTCATTGTTGTAACAGTGAGTCAAATATTCAAAAGGCTGTGACTCATGCCCTCGCAAAGAATAGGTAGGCAGTTAACAATTGAAGAAGAATAGTGAAGTACACACCAATTACTATCTTGAGATGTCTCATAATTTAGCTTTAAAATAGTACCACGGtgatttagcattgcacttccataaagttggggAACTTTCCAGACTTGTATCTCTAATATAGACCAAGCTCAAAGAATACTTTCTGTAAGACCTTTTTGTTAGACCCTCCCTGCCAGGTAGACCAGCCTGACTACTTAAAGAGTTACGTCCACGTGCAACAATTTCTCATCTCACAATTTACATCCAATGCCAACGTTCACTTCCAAAGCAGAGGGTAATGTGCTCTATATGTAGCAAGGTGGAATGAAAGGTGTAGAAGTCGGGGTGGTGGGTGGACATGTAGCGCATCAGACTTTGTTTGTGTCCTGTGACAGAAGCGTTTTGTTAAGTTATTTTCCCCGAACATCATTCATAACACAATGCCTAGTTAACTGATCTTCATGTGTTAGGGTTAGGTGAACTCCCCCTTTAATATCTGTCATCACCCTGGTGTGTGATTTACCACATTAGATGTACTATCAAGAGTTAGTAATACAGAAATGTTGTTGCTCTACTTTTAGTTTTTTGCAAACACATTTGTTCCAGGACTGAAAGGGCAGCAGTAGACTTTCCAAGGTTCATCAAAGGTTAGAAATTTGACACTTCATTAGGCTTATGATACTCAAAAGTGCTTTGGATGAAAGCATCTAATAATGATCCAGAGCTgccccaaaatttaatgggtttttCTCTGGTCAAAGGCCCATCCCTCCATGAACTTCACTGCCAACTGGTTCAGTCCTTTTTGAGTAATCCTGCTGACTAACAtacaaaccaaacaaccaaGCAACAAACAGATCTCCGTGGCTGAGgtaattatcaaaattgttgtcgttgaatttcttttctgtctgtagTTATGTCTAATTTTCActtttagtagtagtagtgttgaTTGTCACTGTGTTCTGGTTGCTCCTTGTCATTTTACTAAGGGGTTTATTGCAGCCCTGAACCTGCGACCTCTCTTATTTTTGGACGTTCACAGTTCTTAACATGAATGTTCCGTCCACTTTGATTTACAAAGATGATTTAACAACTTTGTTCTCAGCTGCTGCCGTTGACAACTGCCAAGTCCTGGAACTATTACTACCATCTGGCTTATTATGCAATCCCAGGCTTGTGTCAAGAACACTTCGGGTGATGATAAGgtagatatttaaaaaaaaaaaaaaaaaaaaaaaaagtgcagcgTCAGTTTTGTGTGTTAATCAGAAGTGTTTATTATCATCGCATAAACCAGTCCATTCCAGGCATTTCCAGATCCGGAAACACAGCAAATTTTAATATGTTCTTTTGTCTCATAAAAGTGTAGgtaattaaaaattttaaatttgctGCCAACACCATAAAACAGGACAAAGTGCAATTTGTCTATATATGCAAAATATACACAGTTCCCTTCCTTTGAATCTTAATTTTGCATATTGCAAATGTGAAgtctgtacacacactcacactcaaatATACACTGTGGGCTTGCTAATTGTGTGCATcattacacacaacacatcaacacTATTTTCATCTCTATTCTCATCCAGTGTAAAACAGGATTCGTATTTAAAATGTCCATAAATACAAATCTACTGCCCGGCATCAAACAGCTTCTTCCTGCCCTCCATACCAGACATGGCCTCCACGTTCTTACGCCAGTCAGtcacctcctctttctgttcataagaagaaaataattcCTTAGTTTTCACAAAATAACCCCACAATAACATGCCATGATTCAAACCTGATCTGAGCCTTAAACCGAGGAGTCAACCCAGCCTGATATAATcttgaaaactttaaaaaccagcataattaaaaataaatcaatctgCTGTTGTAGTTGCAGCACttaccttctcctcctccttctttacAGTCTTGAGGTTGGCCTTGAAGTCCACGGACTCTTTGACCCTAGAGCCCAGCAGAGCCCCCAGCATGGCGTCAGCTGAGATCTTCACCCTCTTGAGAGCAGGTCGCTTCATTTTACCCTTCAGCTCAAAGATCTTCTGAGACAGATTCTCAATCTGCAGAAAACAATTATGAGTAATTAAAAGTATGTGGTTATACACggaaaaaaatctaacaaaTCACAATGAAAATTAACCAGAAAATgtattagacacacacacactacataaaatgaatatgaatgaacaTGTACCTCTCTGTTATTTTTGGCCACCTTGGCTTCAATGTCGTAGCGCTCTTCATCTACCACATCAATCTTATGGTGCAGTTCTTTGCACAGAGCCTGTAGACAGAAAGAGAATCAAATCAGATTTATTGAACAAATCCCTGAGAAGATTGCAGTCCTCTGGTTTATTGCACAGCTGCACATCTCAAACtcaaaggttttatttttctgtgaggTGATGCAACATTTATGAAACATTGCACCAGGGAGCACAGTGTTTTCTATTAATACTGTGTTGATTGTTACCCTTAGTGATTACTTGCTGTGTATTTAACatccaaatgaatgatatttCATATAGTATGAGTTATTAATGACTTGAAGGTTACTTTAAATGAAAGTGTCAGCTAAATGCCAAAATGTCGAGGCACCTGTCCTGTAATGCACCTTCTGCATGTGAACATGGCGTCTATATACATCAGAGGAATCCATAAGTGTGGATCATTTCAGCCATGCTGTTTCATTGGAATATGATGGGCGGCTCATGCAATGACCTGAGCATACCTGAAGGTCCTGCATGGACAAACCAGAGAGCTGGAGTGGAGGGACTCTCTCACTTAAAGTACTTTCTCTTTCCAGCCTCTTTtcccccttctccttctccagcatCATAGATGCCATTTTCAGCAGTTTGGTCTAAATTAGGtagaaaaatctattttattgaACCATTTTGTTAATTTAGCACTAAACTATTACTGGTCAGATGGTCACATAGATTATGTTTCGGTAAAGAACAAAGGACAATACCTTGAGAGCCAGTCTGCGAGATGCAGAGATCTTTGATTTTTTCTACACAAAAGGCGGTAGACAAAAAATTAGTGAACCAGCAGTTACATAAGACACACATGGTTTATTAATAAAGATTCTTTGTATATACAGCAATAAAACTTACCGGTCTGTATTGGAGATGGAGATatgggaaagaaaacaaaatatatgagTCAGTAATGACATGCTGAAGATCTGAAGGATGACAATAATTTTACAAATTTACATAATCAAACAATATATAACTTACGCCTCAGACATGGTTGGATACTTTTTGTCTGttaaagaattaaagaaaatgaaattaaaattattcaGAGACAGTAATGGTTGCATTTTTCCTCTTAAGAATTAAAGTACAAGCTGTATTATAAACACACTTTTTATAAAtgatatttaattattttgtgatTCATGAACcagtatttttgtgtttactgCACAAACTTCTGTTGACTGAGCCAAGTTAGAGTCACCCAGACCTTGGTATGGTAATACACCAACATTAAGCCTTTAAATTAGCAGCACTGCTTGCATTAGTGCTGTCGATTGTTTGAGTGATATTCCGTTTTTAATCCCAACTGTAGTTGATCCATTTTAAGAATCAAAATCCAAATTAGTTGCTGCCAAATAAGACAGTATATAACAAAACATCTCATGTTGGCAAGTATATATCATTTGTTGAGATAATTGAAAACATTGGTTGTTCCTACCAGGTACTGTGAATGACAGTTTACAGTAGTGCACTTCTTCTTTATATAAATTACTTGAGAGAATTTAAACACTAAATTGATGAACCAAACGTGcttttacatttaatgcatAGTTATAATTGTCATatctaatattttattttcttaaaagatCCAACTGTCATCAATCTTACATTCACAGTAATTTTGCATGGTTATGTTTTTCCATCAACTCTGCATGTCTCAGCATAATAAGGCTCCAGCtattctttaaattattttagatAAGTGCAACAGGTGAAATGGTGTAACTGTCTCATATTAAGCCACACTATCATcatcacaaacatcaacataccttttttttttttttatctctgcagGAAACCTGTTGAGGTGAAGAGTCTCTGTCTTtcaatgacagaaagaaaactcaAGTCAAATTTAATGACTCCTATTGCCTTCTCTGAGTGGCCAACTAAAATAGCCTCATCTGTCCTGACAGccagtatactgtatatctttaaCATGGCATCCCCCAACATGCTCCTGTTGCTCAACAAGATTGCAAGACATTAAAGCAGCCTTGACTATAGTAATTAATATCTGTTTTGTCTGTGAGTTGAATACACCATGATGAATTTAACTGTTACTAAAATAGGGAgattaatcataaaaataaattctgaacAAACCCAAAGAAACCAGTCAAGTGATCATGGTCATTTAATCAGCATCACATGTATTACACATAGTGCGACAGTGCCATCATCTGTATAATATAGATACTGCACTAACTCATAAAGCTAATCAGCCCTTTCTTTAACACAATTTCAATATGCTAAGGATACTGCATATTATACAGTTTATATTATCACATTCAGTAGTAGTCTTTACATACAGGtttatattaaatgaaaattaaagatGTTTTAATACAGTATAATCTAAATAGTGCATTTATCTAGTCTTTTACACGTGTCTATAGTTAATATCATTCTTTACAAAACCAGTTTTGTTTCATCCTGTAATGGAAACCTTCTTGTATTTGGACAGTAATTCTGAAATAAAGATGAACAAAGGgatttaatcaaaacaaaaaaatgtatttgaacaTTGCAAACTCAAGATTTAGTTCAGGAAAGATGTGTTGCTAACACAGCCTTGTGTAATGTGAGCACCTTCTTATTGTCCGGCATCAAACAGCTTCTTTCTGCCCTCCATACCAGACATGGCCTCCACGTTCTTACGCCAGTCAGTCACTTCTTCCCTCTGTAAAATAGTGATGCAGTAggttgtaaatatttttttatgtagttAATCATACACTTTGGATGATTGTATCTGCCACCAATTttaccttttcttcttctttcttcactgTCTTAAGGTTGGCCTTGAAATCAGCCTTCATGAGTTTTGAGGTGTCGGTGCATGCACCCAGCATGTCCTCTGTCGTTTTCTTAACCCTCTTCAAGTTCGGTCGCTTTACACCCTTCAGGTCAGAGATCTTTTGAGTCAGTGTCTGGATCTGTGcaacaaacatcacagttaCAGATGAACCAATAATCATCCAACTACAACATCGAAATAGGTCAGtaaatgcatcattttattGGTCACCTACTGTACCTCTTTCTCATTTCTGGCTACCTTGAGCTCCATATCATACCGTGTTTCATCTACAACATCAATCTTATGATGTAGTTCTCTACAAAGATCCTGCAAAGAGGTAAAATGAACCAtcaaaaatctgtaaaataataatgatcaaaTCAACATAACTTGTTGCGCCAGTACCTGCAGCTCCTGGACTGACAGACCTGACAGCTTCAAAGGAGGGAAGCACTCGTTCacagctctttctttctcatgttTCTTCTCTTCACTTTCAGCCACCAGCATAGAAGCTGCCTTCTTCAGCAGTTTGGACTGTAGGATAGCAAGGCCTTACTTAATGAGGTGTTCAATCACACAGCATACTGTTAAATAGTGTTCACATAAGGCCTATAGCTCTACACTTACCTTCAAATGCAGTCGGCGTGTTGCTGAATATTTTGGCTTTTTCTGTGACAAAGATATGTACACTTACATTACTTATACATCAAATACAGATATCAGTGTCGTTGTTTTAagcatgaaatgaaacatcTGAATCTATATTGgtgattaattaatgattatGAAAGAAACTATTCCGACTCACCGGCCTTCATCATCACGTGTCATGAAAAGCagacaaaaaagatttttttttttattatttaggaATCCACAGGAAACAGTGGGAAAAGCTTCCAAAACAGGTCAGTGataatacacagaaaaaaaagaggcaagtCGTCAAAAGAGGTtgaatttcctttttaatttctctgaTTGTGCAGATGTTTGGTTACTTTAAGAAGAAAATACTCACCCCTCAGACATGGTTGCAGCTTATGGTACCTTTGGAGTGGAAACaacgtttaaaaaaatcattttaagtGTACTACATGCATTTTTAACACATATTGTAACACAGTTTTATACAAagtatgaattattataatactGTTTATGAAAACTTAACTTGTATTTTCTACAACTGATATGATGAATGATGGTGAATCCAACTAGTCAACTGTTTAATAGATGTATTTAGACTAATTTTCCTCAGGGGCTTTCAGATATTTTTCAGTATTCTTCCAGGTCCAGATTATCTTTCCTATTGTTATAAAGGGCTGAGTAGGGAGTCTGTTGCACGGCTATATTTGGACACATTTCCCCCACGCTTTGGCATGTCCCAGCAGCTGCCATGGCCTTGATGATGCCAAAGAGAGCCAAGCTGCACAGTGATTTGGCAGCCAAGCAAGGAACAACTCCAAACCCATGGGCACTGCAAGAGTActttaaaaaactgaacaatCCTGACCTTTTCGGAGTCATGTAATGCTTACTTTCTATTAGGTTGtttctggcattttattttcagttccaATTTAAAttgctaaaatgaaaatgaaatgatatttGTCATTATATCTCCTCCTGTGGcattaaacaataataataataaacagatgGAGGTTTCAGAGCAGAACAAAAGCATGTAAGAGCTTCTGACACAACACAGTATATCCAATTTAGATGAAGCAAGCATGACAGGGTGCGAAAGTCAAGGTAAACAAGAAAAGCAGTAGACGATTTTAGGAAGCCTGCAACCTTGCCCTCTTTCCAGGAGGTTGCCAATTTTAACGAGCCAGCCATCATCACTTATCACACCAGCTTTTCCGTCGCAAGGATGGGTCAAGCGTGCTGTTACCAGCCACCAATACTTTGGCATGCATTTTAAGCCTCGGGTTACATTTCCTCACTTAGAGGATAAAGAGATCGTCAAGAAGCTTGAGGTGTTGTAGGAATTAAAGCCGGAGAGACACGTTTGAAAAGTTGCTTAAAGACCTTGTCAAAAGTAGCGACATAGCAGAGATTCCCTCACATAAATACCAGCAACACTATCCGTGTCAGGGGCATGCTGATATGCAGTCTTAACTACTCCCTACAATAAAGCCGAACTAGAAGTGACCAAACAAACATATGGTTGTAAAGACAGTTACTAAGATACCTGGGCTGCTgtcacagcaggagaaaaagTCTCTTAATCTTGCAATGGCAGGTTAAAGAGCCCCCTTTAATGTTTATAATAAATCTGATTGACTTTTACTTTCTTGAGATAAATAGCAAGTTGATTATTGTATCAAACTTACCTTGAAtatgagaggaaaacagagagggCAGCAACAGTGGTGCGTCcggaaaagaaaaagcactttATGGTTATTAGTGAAAGATTTACGCATACAAAGTCTGATCTGAATGGCTTGCTAAAATAGACCCCCTGTCCACCTGACAATC from Seriola aureovittata isolate HTS-2021-v1 ecotype China chromosome 10, ASM2101889v1, whole genome shotgun sequence encodes:
- the LOC130176756 gene encoding troponin I, slow skeletal muscle-like; this encodes MLVAESEEKKHEKERAVNECFPPLKLSGLSVQELQDLCRELHHKIDVVDETRYDMELKVARNEKEIQTLTQKISDLKGVKRPNLKRVKKTTEDMLGACTDTSKLMKADFKANLKTVKKEEEKREEVTDWRKNVEAMSGMEGRKKLFDAGQ
- the LOC130176758 gene encoding troponin I, slow skeletal muscle-like; its protein translation is MASMMLEKEKGEKRLERESTLSERVPPLQLSGLSMQDLQALCKELHHKIDVVDEERYDIEAKVAKNNREIENLSQKIFELKGKMKRPALKRVKISADAMLGALLGSRVKESVDFKANLKTVKKEEEKKEEVTDWRKNVEAMSGMEGRKKLFDAGQ